One genomic segment of Gottschalkia acidurici 9a includes these proteins:
- a CDS encoding DHH family phosphoesterase, producing MKKGSLLTDYRFYIVMLAFVISILSMKYSYNEGLLGIVIIILVLYLYEIKINRNRELSKYIEKRNKEIDIATHYAIGNMPTPLIMIDNNDEIVWYNYKSSEMFKNKEMINESIYEIIPEIDLKDINISKENIPIQVTHKSRTYDVLYNMANISESSDNKIKYMIMLYFIDRTEYIDLQCKYVGERVDIGFIYIDNYEELMSDTDEIYKSSVLAEIDKRLNKLAKRVNGFIKKTDRNKYLIVFENRYFNILENDKFEILDEIRHIDLGNKIPVTLSIGIGIGGKVLSDTYEYARGAMDIALGRGGDQAVVKDVDELSFYGGKIKTLEKRTKVKARVISYALKQLINQSEVVLIMGHRIGDMDSFGASIGIYRAVKNKKKRCYIVLNDVNLSIKNIYEEFKKEQPDYLEDIVTYDQIKNMSYKSSICIVVDTHMPEHTEVPAILNKVDKVAVIDHHRRGASFIEDPILTYVEPYASSTSELVTELLYYIEENIYMTKFDADALLAGIAVDTKNFAVNTGVRTFEAASFLRKKGADTLKVRQLFKNDIDTFILKGEIIKNINIFKEGIAISKLEKDTDGGILVAAQVADELLNIQGIVASFVLAKNGDKVHISGRSTDDINVQFIMEKVGGGGHMTVAGAKIENATIQQAEEKLKKAIIEYLEEGEK from the coding sequence ATGAAGAAAGGTTCCTTACTCACAGACTATAGATTTTATATAGTAATGCTAGCTTTTGTTATTTCGATATTATCTATGAAATATAGTTATAACGAAGGTCTGTTAGGAATAGTGATAATAATACTAGTTTTGTATTTGTATGAAATTAAGATTAATAGAAATAGAGAACTTTCAAAATATATAGAAAAGAGAAATAAAGAAATAGATATAGCAACTCACTATGCAATTGGAAATATGCCAACTCCTCTAATAATGATAGACAATAATGATGAAATAGTGTGGTATAATTATAAATCATCAGAGATGTTTAAGAATAAAGAAATGATTAATGAAAGCATTTATGAAATAATTCCAGAAATCGACTTAAAAGATATAAATATAAGCAAAGAAAACATACCAATACAGGTAACTCATAAAAGTAGAACTTATGATGTGCTATACAATATGGCAAATATATCTGAATCTAGTGACAATAAAATAAAGTATATGATTATGCTTTATTTTATTGATAGAACGGAGTATATAGATCTACAATGCAAGTATGTGGGTGAGAGAGTAGATATTGGATTTATCTATATAGATAATTACGAAGAACTAATGTCAGATACGGATGAGATATATAAGTCAAGTGTATTAGCAGAAATAGATAAGAGGCTAAATAAGCTAGCAAAAAGGGTTAATGGTTTTATAAAAAAGACTGATAGAAATAAGTATTTGATTGTATTCGAAAATAGATACTTTAATATCCTAGAGAATGATAAATTTGAGATACTAGATGAGATACGACATATAGACTTAGGGAATAAGATACCCGTGACACTGAGCATAGGGATAGGAATCGGTGGAAAGGTTCTTAGTGATACTTATGAGTATGCTAGGGGTGCTATGGATATAGCTCTAGGTAGAGGTGGAGATCAGGCAGTTGTCAAAGATGTAGATGAGTTAAGTTTTTACGGTGGTAAAATTAAGACACTAGAAAAACGAACAAAGGTAAAAGCAAGAGTTATATCATATGCGCTAAAGCAACTTATTAATCAATCTGAAGTAGTTCTTATAATGGGACATAGAATAGGGGATATGGACTCATTTGGTGCATCTATAGGAATATATAGAGCAGTTAAGAATAAAAAGAAAAGATGCTATATAGTATTAAACGACGTTAATCTCTCTATAAAAAATATATATGAAGAGTTTAAAAAAGAACAACCTGATTATTTAGAGGATATAGTGACTTATGATCAAATAAAAAATATGTCATATAAATCTTCTATATGTATAGTTGTAGACACACATATGCCAGAGCATACAGAAGTACCAGCAATTTTAAATAAAGTTGATAAAGTAGCAGTAATAGATCATCATAGAAGGGGTGCAAGCTTTATAGAAGATCCTATTTTAACTTATGTAGAGCCGTATGCATCTTCTACCTCTGAGCTTGTCACAGAGCTACTATACTATATCGAAGAGAATATATATATGACAAAATTTGATGCAGATGCACTTCTAGCAGGTATAGCTGTAGATACTAAGAATTTTGCTGTTAACACAGGTGTGAGAACTTTTGAAGCAGCATCCTTTTTAAGAAAAAAAGGTGCAGATACATTAAAGGTTAGACAACTCTTTAAAAATGACATAGATACCTTTATACTTAAAGGAGAGATAATAAAAAACATTAATATTTTTAAAGAAGGAATAGCTATATCAAAGCTAGAAAAGGATACTGATGGAGGTATATTAGTAGCTGCTCAAGTTGCAGATGAGCTATTAAATATACAAGGAATAGTAGCTTCTTTTGTATTAGCTAAGAATGGTGATAAAGTACACATAAGTGGAAGATCCACTGATGATATAAATGTCCAATTCATTATGGAAAAAGTAGGAGGAGGAGGACATATGACAGTGGCAGGAGCTAAAATAGAAAATGCTACTATCCAGCAGGCAGAAGAAAAGCTTAAGAAAGCTATTATAGAATATCTTGAGGAAGGTGAGAAATAG
- a CDS encoding ATP-binding protein produces MNKSFIREVLRDYEKRRDDSIYSQKIRQEEVYSKIPRIKEIDMEISKTGFLISKAILQDPESYEEKVNEIKETMDSLKKEKAILMTENNIPLEYLDINYNCNKCKDTGFLENGNRCNCLRQVLIERSYRMSNLGNLLQKENFKTFNIDIFSTEPFEDEKLTPRENILDILQICEGFCFNFDEKNEENLLLYGTTGLGKTFMCNCIAKNLLDRGKIVIYQTAFNILDIISKHKFQPSYSVSIDESEYNLLFQSDLLIIDDLGTELTNSFTNTEIFNIVNSRLIKGQKTIISTNLAPMEIANVYTDRIFSRLFSQFTPLKFFGPDLRWERK; encoded by the coding sequence ATGAACAAATCATTCATTAGAGAAGTTTTAAGAGACTATGAAAAACGTAGAGATGATTCAATATATAGTCAAAAGATAAGACAAGAAGAAGTATATTCAAAGATACCGAGAATAAAGGAAATTGATATGGAAATATCAAAAACAGGATTTCTTATATCTAAAGCTATTCTTCAAGATCCAGAATCATATGAGGAAAAAGTTAACGAGATAAAAGAAACAATGGATAGTTTGAAAAAAGAAAAAGCAATCCTTATGACTGAAAATAACATACCTCTTGAGTATCTTGATATAAACTATAACTGCAATAAGTGCAAAGATACTGGTTTTTTAGAAAATGGTAATAGATGCAATTGTTTAAGACAAGTGCTCATAGAAAGATCTTATAGAATGTCTAACCTTGGAAATCTTCTTCAAAAAGAAAACTTTAAAACTTTTAATATAGATATATTTTCCACAGAACCTTTTGAAGATGAGAAACTTACTCCTCGGGAAAATATATTAGATATTCTACAAATATGTGAGGGATTCTGCTTTAACTTTGATGAGAAAAATGAAGAAAATCTTTTACTTTATGGGACAACCGGCTTAGGTAAGACATTTATGTGCAACTGTATAGCTAAAAATCTTTTAGACAGAGGAAAAATAGTTATATATCAAACTGCGTTTAATATTCTAGACATAATTAGTAAACACAAATTTCAACCAAGCTATAGTGTAAGTATAGACGAATCTGAGTATAACCTATTGTTTCAATCCGATCTTTTAATAATAGATGACTTAGGTACAGAGCTTACGAATAGTTTTACAAATACAGAGATATTTAATATAGTTAATTCTAGGCTTATAAAAGGTCAGAAAACTATTATATCTACAAATCTAGCTCCTATGGAAATAGCTAATGTTTATACAGATAGAATATTTTCTAGATTATTTAGTCAATTTACACCTCTAAAATTCTTTGGTCCTGACTTAAGATGGGAAAGAAAATAA
- the rplI gene encoding 50S ribosomal protein L9 encodes MKKEQELKEAKELAEKISNTKVVIKTKAGENGRLFGSITSKDICEILEKEHDIKIDKRKIIIDGGNIKSMGTTIAEVKVYPSVTSELKIQVTEE; translated from the coding sequence ATTAAAAAAGAACAAGAACTTAAAGAAGCCAAAGAATTAGCAGAAAAAATTTCAAATACTAAAGTAGTAATAAAAACTAAGGCAGGAGAAAATGGTAGACTTTTCGGTTCGATTACGAGTAAAGATATTTGTGAAATCTTAGAAAAAGAGCACGATATAAAAATTGACAAGAGAAAAATTATCATTGATGGCGGAAATATAAAATCAATGGGAACTACTATTGCAGAAGTAAAAGTGTATCCATCAGTTACTTCAGAGCTGAAGATACAAGTAACAGAAGAATAG
- a CDS encoding diaminopimelate dehydrogenase has protein sequence MSKIRIGIVGYGNLGKGVERSIKQNPDMELVAIFSRRDVKTIANGSSKLVNISEIESYKDKVDVMMLCGGSATDLVVQGPSIAKHFNTVDSFDTHAKIPEYFESMDSVSKESGKVSLISTGWDPGLFSLNRLLGQSVLPQGVDYTFWGKGVSQGHSDAIRRVEGVKLGIQYTIPNDEALQKVRAGEEIEIKGNDGHERVCYIVPAENADKDKIEQEIKNMPNYFVGYKTTVNFISEEEFKANHSGMPHGGSVFRSGTTEEGARQIIEFNLKLGSNPGFTSSVATAYARAVYKYSKEGRTGALTVFDIPFAYLSPKSAEELRRDIL, from the coding sequence ATGAGTAAAATAAGGATAGGTATAGTTGGATACGGAAACTTAGGAAAAGGTGTAGAAAGATCTATTAAGCAAAACCCAGATATGGAATTAGTAGCTATCTTCTCAAGAAGAGATGTTAAAACAATAGCTAATGGTAGTTCAAAACTAGTTAACATATCTGAAATAGAGTCATATAAAGATAAAGTAGATGTTATGATGCTATGTGGTGGTTCAGCTACAGATTTAGTAGTACAAGGTCCTAGCATAGCTAAGCACTTTAATACTGTAGATAGCTTTGATACACATGCGAAGATTCCAGAATACTTTGAAAGTATGGACAGCGTTTCAAAAGAATCAGGAAAAGTAAGCCTTATATCTACAGGTTGGGATCCAGGGCTATTTTCATTAAATAGACTTTTAGGACAAAGTGTACTACCACAAGGTGTTGATTATACTTTTTGGGGAAAGGGAGTTAGTCAGGGACATTCAGATGCGATAAGAAGAGTTGAAGGAGTAAAGTTAGGAATTCAATATACTATACCTAATGACGAAGCATTACAAAAAGTTAGAGCTGGAGAAGAAATAGAAATTAAAGGGAATGATGGACATGAGCGTGTTTGTTATATAGTACCGGCTGAAAATGCAGATAAAGATAAGATAGAGCAAGAGATAAAAAATATGCCTAACTACTTTGTAGGATATAAAACGACAGTTAACTTTATATCAGAAGAAGAATTTAAAGCTAACCACTCAGGTATGCCGCACGGAGGAAGTGTATTCCGTTCAGGTACTACTGAAGAAGGAGCTAGACAAATCATAGAGTTTAATCTTAAGTTAGGTAGTAATCCAGGATTTACTTCAAGTGTTGCAACAGCTTATGCAAGAGCAGTATATAAATACTCAAAAGAAGGAAGAACAGGGGCACTAACAGTATTTGATATACCATTTGCATATCTTTCACCTAAGTCAGCTGAAGAATTAAGAAGAGACATATTATAA
- a CDS encoding DnaD domain protein, producing the protein MSFFIETTDIDLGDTSIENIFLNDFMPMADGTYVKVYLLGFKYAKDNDRNLSISNEVISRHLNIPLSDVLRAWDFWQDKGIIKKHIKEDSNDYDYKVEFLNLKQLYIKNNYKPVSSSTTNTTSTTYTCSSEDLVEANRIQGINEMFKSIDYIVRRPLVPNEKRKILEWLYNYNMSTDVIVKAFFYSIEKRGKKNLNYIEGIIRNWYDMGITNVESLNDYFKNQDEKFYRYDRIMKSLGIGFRQPTESEMKVMSKWFDDWNFSMDLVLKACESSSKTANPSVNYINSILSSWHSKDIKTIDDIAVKDVNQSNKATNQTYKNNYGRSNPSNASVKTKFHNFEQRTSKYTPEELEQMVLRKKHRSDIL; encoded by the coding sequence ATGTCTTTTTTTATTGAAACCACAGATATAGATTTGGGTGACACTTCTATAGAAAATATATTTTTAAACGACTTCATGCCCATGGCAGACGGCACTTATGTAAAGGTTTATCTCCTTGGATTCAAGTATGCTAAGGACAATGATAGAAATTTATCTATAAGTAATGAGGTTATATCAAGACACTTAAATATTCCTCTTTCTGATGTTTTAAGAGCCTGGGACTTTTGGCAGGATAAGGGCATTATTAAAAAACATATTAAAGAAGACAGCAACGATTATGACTATAAAGTAGAATTTTTAAATCTTAAACAACTCTACATAAAAAATAATTATAAGCCTGTCTCATCCTCTACCACTAATACTACTTCTACTACTTACACATGCTCTTCAGAGGACTTGGTTGAGGCTAATAGAATTCAAGGAATTAATGAAATGTTTAAATCTATAGATTATATAGTAAGAAGACCTTTAGTTCCTAATGAAAAGAGAAAAATTTTAGAATGGCTCTATAATTACAATATGAGTACAGATGTAATAGTTAAGGCTTTTTTCTATAGTATAGAAAAGAGAGGAAAGAAAAATTTAAATTATATCGAAGGTATAATCAGAAACTGGTACGATATGGGCATTACTAATGTTGAAAGCTTAAATGATTATTTCAAAAACCAAGACGAAAAGTTTTATAGATATGATAGAATTATGAAATCTTTAGGTATTGGATTTAGACAACCTACTGAGAGTGAAATGAAAGTAATGAGTAAGTGGTTTGATGATTGGAATTTCAGTATGGATTTAGTTCTAAAAGCTTGTGAAAGTAGTAGTAAGACTGCAAACCCTAGTGTCAACTATATAAACTCAATACTATCTTCATGGCACAGTAAAGATATTAAAACTATAGATGATATAGCAGTAAAAGATGTCAATCAAAGTAATAAAGCCACTAATCAAACATATAAAAATAATTATGGAAGATCTAATCCTAGTAATGCATCAGTAAAAACTAAGTTTCATAACTTTGAACAGAGAACTTCTAAATATACTCCCGAAGAGCTGGAGCAAATGGTTCTTAGGAAAAAACATAGGAGTGATATACTATGA
- a CDS encoding GNAT family N-acetyltransferase: MVTIKGKKVYLESLNLVNVYEMRSWGNHEDPLFDDYNFPELEDFEIKRWFDIKTSQKDCESFGVLNEDGKTIGFISIKDIRKLLKTANLGIAFDPRYINKGYGTEALKVLLKYYFDSMNMRTMYLDVAKHNIRAIKCYEKCGFKIIKEYTMKNNDINLNDIQLEDTKNYFIIKKDTLYGYYYKMRLGKNDYKDFLFT, translated from the coding sequence ATGGTTACTATAAAAGGAAAGAAAGTATACTTAGAGTCTTTAAACTTAGTGAACGTATATGAAATGAGAAGTTGGGGGAATCATGAAGATCCACTTTTCGATGACTACAACTTTCCGGAATTAGAAGATTTCGAGATAAAAAGATGGTTTGATATAAAAACATCTCAAAAAGATTGTGAAAGTTTTGGCGTACTAAATGAAGATGGAAAAACTATTGGCTTTATAAGCATAAAGGATATTAGAAAACTTTTGAAGACGGCTAATCTAGGTATAGCTTTTGATCCAAGGTATATAAATAAAGGGTATGGGACAGAGGCTTTAAAAGTATTACTAAAATACTACTTTGATAGTATGAATATGAGAACTATGTATCTAGATGTGGCAAAACATAATATAAGAGCTATAAAATGTTATGAAAAATGTGGATTTAAGATAATTAAAGAATATACTATGAAAAATAATGACATTAATTTAAATGATATACAACTAGAAGATACAAAGAATTACTTTATTATTAAAAAAGATACCTTATATGGATACTATTATAAGATGAGATTAGGAAAAAATGACTATAAAGATTTTTTATTCACATAA
- the rplI gene encoding 50S ribosomal protein L9 yields MKVILLKDVKGLGKKGDVVNSKDGYARNFLFPRNLAEEANTANLKELNEKKGSDKLKKNKNLKKPKN; encoded by the coding sequence GTGAAAGTAATACTATTAAAAGACGTAAAAGGACTAGGTAAAAAAGGTGATGTAGTAAATTCTAAGGATGGATATGCTAGAAATTTTTTATTTCCAAGAAATTTAGCGGAAGAAGCTAATACTGCAAATTTAAAAGAATTAAATGAGAAAAAGGGTTCAGATAAATTAAAAAAGAACAAGAACTTAAAGAAGCCAAAGAATTAG
- the dnaB gene encoding replicative DNA helicase, with translation MENLGKIPPHNIEAEQSVLGSMILDREAIVTGTEILRPGDFYKEAHKEIYEAVTDIFARDEPVDLITLSEELKKRNTLDSIGGIMYLANLSEGVSTTANMKYYCEIVEEKSILRNLIKASNDIIAKGYEDEENIENIMELAEKRIFDITQKRNQEGLESIKTILLDSFTKIEQLSQSSGGITGLTTGFIDLDNKTSGLQRSDLILVAARPAMGKTAFALNVALNAALKGKGSVAIFSLEMSKDQLVQRMLSAESHVELQKIINGKLNEDDWPKLVRAMGPLSQAGIYIDDTPGITLMELKAKCRKLKIEKGLDLVMIDYLQLMSGDGRNENRQQEISNISRGLKGLAKEMDCPVVALSQLSRAPELRSDHRPILSDLRESGAIEQDADIVVFLYRDEYYHPDSEKKNIGEVIIAKHRNGPIGTVDLVFMGEYTKFLNMERYAENQ, from the coding sequence ATGGAGAATTTAGGTAAAATACCTCCTCATAATATAGAAGCAGAACAATCAGTTTTAGGTTCTATGATTCTAGATAGGGAAGCTATAGTTACAGGTACGGAAATATTAAGACCTGGAGATTTTTACAAAGAAGCTCATAAGGAAATATATGAAGCTGTAACAGACATATTTGCAAGAGATGAGCCTGTAGATCTTATAACACTATCTGAAGAGTTAAAGAAACGTAATACATTAGACTCTATAGGTGGAATAATGTATTTAGCTAATTTATCAGAAGGTGTATCTACTACGGCAAATATGAAATACTATTGTGAGATAGTAGAGGAAAAGTCTATATTAAGAAATCTTATAAAGGCCTCTAATGACATAATTGCAAAAGGTTATGAAGATGAAGAAAATATAGAAAATATAATGGAATTAGCAGAGAAAAGGATATTTGATATAACTCAAAAGCGAAATCAAGAAGGACTAGAGTCTATAAAGACAATACTTCTAGATAGCTTTACCAAGATAGAGCAGTTGTCTCAAAGTTCTGGGGGAATAACAGGACTTACAACAGGATTTATAGATTTAGATAATAAGACATCAGGACTTCAAAGATCAGACTTAATACTAGTAGCTGCAAGACCTGCAATGGGAAAAACAGCATTTGCGTTGAATGTTGCATTAAATGCTGCGTTAAAAGGAAAAGGATCAGTTGCAATATTTAGCCTAGAGATGTCCAAGGATCAGCTAGTTCAACGTATGTTAAGTGCGGAATCTCATGTTGAGTTACAAAAAATTATAAACGGGAAGTTAAATGAGGATGATTGGCCAAAGTTAGTCAGAGCTATGGGGCCATTATCACAAGCAGGAATATATATAGATGATACCCCGGGAATAACCTTAATGGAACTTAAAGCAAAGTGTAGAAAACTTAAAATTGAAAAAGGATTAGACCTAGTAATGATTGACTATTTACAGCTGATGTCTGGAGACGGAAGAAATGAAAATAGACAACAAGAGATATCTAATATATCTAGGGGACTAAAAGGTCTCGCTAAAGAAATGGACTGCCCTGTTGTGGCTTTATCACAGCTATCACGTGCGCCAGAGTTAAGATCGGATCATAGACCAATTCTATCAGATCTACGTGAGTCTGGAGCAATAGAGCAAGATGCGGATATAGTTGTGTTTTTATATAGAGATGAGTACTATCATCCAGATTCAGAAAAGAAAAATATAGGAGAGGTTATAATTGCAAAACATCGTAACGGTCCTATTGGAACTGTAGACTTAGTATTTATGGGTGAATATACTAAATTCTTGAACATGGAAAGGTATGCAGAGAATCAATAG